One Ethanoligenens harbinense YUAN-3 genomic window carries:
- a CDS encoding L,D-transpeptidase, giving the protein MKNPRLFHHNRPKRRLRPIGAVVIAAAVVCIAAVYMVSAHVPASGQSVPSSAVTKSTPSKTAASHAAVSSTPLTPAQVAASHLPAVQVSLAEAAKPLWVHVDLTTQNVVVYDAQNRVVEAFICSSGSPGNDTPTGTYTVTDRGESFYNPKYKEGAYNWVRFNGSYLFHSVPFDANKNIIPEQVADLGEPSSHGCIHLSMDDSKWIYDNIPRGTKVVVDNS; this is encoded by the coding sequence TTGAAAAATCCCCGGTTGTTTCACCACAACAGACCCAAACGGCGCCTGCGCCCGATCGGTGCCGTCGTCATTGCCGCCGCCGTGGTCTGCATCGCCGCCGTCTACATGGTCTCCGCGCATGTACCCGCTTCGGGGCAAAGCGTACCGTCATCCGCCGTGACGAAATCCACGCCGTCCAAAACGGCTGCCAGCCATGCGGCCGTTTCCTCTACCCCGCTGACCCCCGCACAGGTTGCCGCGTCCCACCTGCCCGCCGTGCAGGTGAGCCTGGCGGAAGCAGCGAAACCCCTGTGGGTGCATGTCGATCTCACCACGCAGAACGTCGTGGTATACGACGCCCAGAACCGTGTCGTGGAAGCGTTCATCTGCTCCAGCGGCTCGCCGGGCAACGACACCCCCACCGGCACCTATACGGTTACAGACCGCGGAGAGTCCTTCTACAACCCCAAATACAAGGAAGGCGCGTATAACTGGGTGCGTTTCAACGGCAGCTACCTGTTCCACAGTGTCCCGTTCGACGCTAATAAGAACATTATCCCCGAGCAGGTCGCCGATCTCGGCGAACCCTCCTCGCACGGCTGCATCCACCTCTCCATGGACGATTCCAAATGGATCTACGACAACATCCCGCGCGGCACCAAAGTCGTCGTCGACAATTCATAA
- the secG gene encoding preprotein translocase subunit SecG: MSVLEIVGGVLLLLAAVILIVIVLMQHGKTSALGGAITGGSSESFLGKKGTSTADAALTRLTRIAAIVFVVLVVAVEVAMAFANK; this comes from the coding sequence TGGAAATCGTGGGCGGCGTACTGCTGTTGCTTGCCGCCGTTATCCTCATTGTGATCGTGCTGATGCAGCACGGTAAGACATCGGCTCTCGGCGGTGCCATCACGGGGGGCTCGTCGGAATCGTTTTTAGGCAAGAAAGGCACCAGCACGGCGGATGCCGCTCTGACCAGGCTGACCCGTATCGCGGCAATCGTGTTTGTGGTGCTCGTTGTAGCGGTGGAAGTCGCCATGGCTTTTGCCAATAAGTGA
- a CDS encoding Gfo/Idh/MocA family protein, whose product MIRFATIGTNFITEWFLEAAKRCDAVEYLGAYSRSAEKARRFANAHGAPLAFDDLEELAAHPDIDAVYIASPNSFHYPQAARMLRHGKHVLCEKTITANYPELTELIAVAKEHHVVLMEAMRSVHTRGFAVLQNNLHKLGTIRRATFQYCQYSSRYDNYKKGIIENAFDPHYANGALMDIGVYCVHPLVKLFGMPLSIHADALILQNGIDGAGTILAKYPEMQAELLYSKITNSALPSQIQGENGSLLIEEIPNPHKLTIVYRDGTTEALLNEPEARDLLSELNVWAACIQSGKILHPNLACSEMELRILDEARKQQGIHFPSDEGRIF is encoded by the coding sequence ATGATCCGTTTTGCGACAATTGGGACCAATTTTATCACGGAATGGTTTTTGGAAGCGGCCAAACGGTGCGATGCCGTGGAGTATCTCGGGGCCTATTCCCGAAGCGCCGAAAAGGCCCGGCGGTTTGCAAACGCGCACGGCGCGCCGCTGGCCTTCGACGATCTGGAAGAACTGGCCGCCCATCCTGACATCGACGCTGTTTACATTGCAAGCCCCAACAGCTTTCACTACCCGCAGGCAGCGCGGATGCTGCGGCACGGGAAGCATGTGCTGTGCGAAAAAACCATCACGGCCAACTACCCGGAACTGACCGAACTGATTGCCGTCGCAAAGGAGCACCATGTGGTTTTGATGGAAGCGATGCGCTCCGTTCACACACGTGGATTTGCCGTTTTGCAGAATAATCTGCACAAACTCGGAACGATCCGAAGGGCCACGTTCCAATACTGCCAATATTCTTCACGGTATGACAATTACAAAAAAGGAATCATCGAAAACGCTTTCGATCCCCACTATGCAAACGGCGCGCTGATGGACATCGGCGTCTACTGTGTACACCCGCTCGTAAAACTGTTTGGCATGCCACTCTCCATCCACGCGGACGCGCTGATTCTGCAAAACGGGATAGACGGTGCCGGCACCATCCTGGCAAAATACCCGGAGATGCAGGCGGAACTCCTCTATTCCAAGATCACCAACAGCGCGCTGCCCAGCCAGATTCAGGGAGAAAACGGCTCTCTGCTGATCGAGGAGATTCCCAACCCGCATAAACTGACGATCGTATACCGGGACGGCACCACAGAGGCCCTGCTGAATGAACCCGAAGCACGGGACCTTTTATCCGAACTGAACGTCTGGGCGGCATGCATCCAAAGCGGGAAGATCCTGCATCCGAACCTTGCCTGCAGCGAAATGGAACTGCGCATCCTGGACGAAGCCCGGAAACAGCAGGGCATCCATTTTCCTTCGGACGAGGGACGCATCTTTTGA
- the rnr gene encoding ribonuclease R, which yields MNMTKTQERVLRFIRADGYRPMQVNELAAALSLPESGRPAFFRLLQQMEREGSLTISKTKKVHAREAEGKPATIMNMSKRGGFAQLADQSTDVYIDKSRLMGAMPTDEVEVRILRETDRLPEGEVTRIVKRNFVKFTGTYYREGGRGFVLPDFGFKERIEVLPDDVKTLGEHEKVMAEMLRYPTAADNGQVHVVMSYGSADSGAACCQAVLDRKHARQVFPDEVLAEANAIPQTFDPAGRFDLRDRIILTIDSAHSKDLDDAISIEKTDGGYRLGVHIADVSHYVRPGTALNEEAFERGTSIYFGNRVIPMLPEALSNGICSLNPREDRLAFTVFIDVNGSGEIIGHELHKSVIRSYVKGVYDEINQIYAETAGEDLLAKYKDALPSIARMRELAELLQQARKRRGAIDFESDDCEVVFNEQGVAVDIVRRTRGISERMIEEFMLLANEAVATFASEKKLPFVYRVHEEPDALKLENFAASLAAVGINNRKIKPGLKPGDLAEVLREIEGTPKERALNQMALRTMAKAKYWPECLGHFGLALKYYSQFTSPIRRYPDLVIHRILSELLEHKVETEEILHRYESFVAEAAEQSSEREVNAMQIEWDCDDIYKAEYMLQHVGGTFSGTITGVKSYGFYVELENTVEGLVRVETLKGWFDYDEKNMQLFCTTNGRRYSIGDAVTVVATRVEVALGQVDFELA from the coding sequence ATGAATATGACCAAAACCCAAGAACGGGTGCTGCGGTTTATCCGGGCCGACGGATATCGCCCGATGCAGGTGAATGAACTGGCTGCGGCGCTTTCGCTTCCCGAGAGCGGACGCCCGGCTTTTTTCCGCCTTTTGCAGCAGATGGAGCGGGAAGGCTCGCTGACCATATCCAAAACCAAAAAGGTGCACGCCCGTGAGGCGGAGGGCAAACCCGCCACCATCATGAATATGTCCAAGCGCGGCGGTTTTGCCCAGCTTGCCGATCAGTCCACCGACGTGTATATCGACAAATCCCGGTTGATGGGCGCCATGCCCACCGATGAGGTGGAAGTGCGTATCCTGCGCGAGACCGACCGCCTGCCCGAAGGTGAAGTGACGCGCATCGTCAAGCGCAACTTCGTCAAGTTCACCGGCACGTATTACCGTGAGGGTGGGCGCGGCTTCGTACTGCCGGATTTCGGGTTCAAGGAGCGTATCGAGGTTCTGCCGGACGACGTGAAAACGCTGGGCGAGCATGAAAAAGTGATGGCCGAGATGCTCCGTTATCCTACCGCCGCCGACAACGGGCAGGTGCATGTGGTGATGAGCTACGGCTCTGCCGACAGCGGCGCGGCCTGCTGCCAGGCCGTGCTGGATCGCAAGCACGCCAGGCAGGTTTTCCCCGACGAGGTGCTGGCGGAGGCAAACGCTATTCCGCAGACTTTCGATCCTGCCGGCCGGTTTGATCTGCGTGACCGCATCATCCTCACCATCGACAGCGCACATTCCAAGGACTTGGACGACGCGATCTCCATCGAGAAGACGGACGGCGGCTACCGCTTGGGCGTGCACATTGCCGATGTGTCGCATTATGTGCGGCCGGGTACGGCGCTCAATGAGGAAGCCTTTGAGCGCGGCACGTCCATCTATTTCGGCAACCGCGTCATCCCCATGCTGCCGGAGGCCCTTTCCAACGGCATCTGCTCGCTCAATCCCCGGGAAGACCGGCTGGCGTTTACCGTGTTTATCGACGTGAACGGCAGCGGCGAGATAATCGGGCACGAGCTGCACAAAAGCGTCATCCGCTCTTATGTCAAGGGCGTTTACGATGAGATCAACCAGATTTATGCCGAAACGGCGGGCGAAGACCTGCTGGCAAAATATAAAGACGCACTGCCGTCCATCGCGCGGATGCGCGAGCTGGCGGAACTGCTTCAGCAGGCGCGCAAGCGCCGCGGCGCCATCGACTTTGAGTCGGATGACTGCGAGGTTGTGTTCAACGAGCAGGGTGTGGCGGTGGACATCGTCCGCCGTACGCGCGGCATCTCCGAGCGCATGATCGAGGAGTTCATGCTGCTGGCCAATGAAGCGGTTGCTACGTTTGCCAGTGAGAAAAAGCTGCCGTTCGTCTACCGCGTGCATGAGGAGCCCGACGCGCTCAAGCTGGAGAACTTCGCGGCATCCCTGGCCGCAGTGGGCATCAACAACCGTAAGATCAAGCCGGGCCTGAAGCCGGGCGATCTGGCGGAGGTGCTGCGCGAGATCGAAGGCACGCCTAAAGAGCGTGCGCTCAACCAGATGGCGCTGCGTACGATGGCCAAAGCGAAATACTGGCCGGAATGCCTGGGGCATTTTGGGCTGGCGCTCAAATACTACAGCCAGTTTACTTCACCGATCCGGCGATATCCCGATCTGGTCATCCACCGTATCCTGTCGGAACTGTTGGAGCACAAGGTGGAAACGGAGGAGATTCTTCACCGGTATGAAAGCTTTGTGGCCGAGGCGGCCGAGCAGTCCAGCGAGCGCGAAGTCAACGCCATGCAGATCGAATGGGACTGCGATGACATTTACAAGGCGGAATATATGCTCCAGCATGTGGGCGGGACGTTCTCCGGCACCATCACAGGCGTAAAATCCTACGGGTTCTACGTGGAACTGGAAAACACCGTGGAGGGCCTGGTGCGGGTGGAGACGCTCAAGGGCTGGTTCGATTACGATGAAAAGAACATGCAGCTTTTCTGCACCACCAACGGCAGACGCTATTCCATCGGCGACGCGGTGACCGTCGTCGCCACGCGGGTGGAAGTCGCGCTCGGCCAGGTGGATTTCGAGTTGGCGTGA